GCGTGAGCTACGGCGCGACGGTGACGACCGTGCGCCCAACCCGCCTGGCGATCGTTCCGGTGGGCTACGCGGATGGTTACAGCCGCGCGAACAGCAACCGGGCGAGCGTGCTGCTGCGGGGCAAGCGGGTTCCCATTCTGGGGCGGGTATGCATGGATCAGTTCGTGATCGACGCGACGGAATCGGGAGCGGAGATCGGCGACGAGGTGGTGCTGATCGGCCGCCAGGGCGATGAGGCGGTTACGGTGCTGGACGAGGCGGACTGGGCCGAGTCCATTCACCACGAGGTGCTGACGCGGCTGTCGGATCGGCTGCCGAGAGTCTACGAGGGCTGAGGGCGCAAGGCCGAGGCCCGAGCCAATACTGGATCAAGGAGGGGGGCTTATGTCCGGTCATGTCGCATCGGAAGGCGGGGCTACGAGTGTGGAATGCATCATTCCCATTCTGAGAGTCCGGGATCTGGCCGCAAGCCTTAACCACTACGAGACGGTTCTGGGCTTCCACAGGGATTGGGGCGGGGAGCCCGGCGGGATCATGGCTTCGGTTTCGCGCGACAATTGCGGGATCATGTTATGCGAGGGCGAGCAGGGGCATTTCGGAACCTGGGTGTGGATAGGAGTGTCGGATGTCCGGCCGCTCTTCCAGGCGCTCAAGGCGGCCGGCGCACACATCGCCATGGAGCCGGTGAACTTCTCGTGGGCGCTGGAGTTTCGGGTGGAGGACCCCGACGGCCACATACTGCGTTTCGGGTCGGAGCCCGACGGCGCCTCTCCGTTTGCGGATCGCGCCGCCGGAGGATAGCCAACAAAGCACGGCGCCAGAATCTCCCGCGCTCGACGCCCGCGGCGCCGAGGCGCTCTGTCGCCCGTCTATAATGGAACCATCATGGAAGACCCAAAACCCGCCTCAACCGCTACGGTACCCGAATTGCGCGATCGCATCGACGCGCTTGACGTCGAGATACTGGGCCTGATCAACCGGCGCGCCGCACTGGCGCAGGAGATCGGCCGTCTGAAAGCCGCCAACCGCAAGGAGGACGCTCCGCCGCGCCCGATCTACGTGCCGGAGCGTGAGAAAGCCGTGCTCTCCCGCCTGGCCGAAAAGAACGCCGGCCCGTTGGATGCGGCGGCGGTCCGGTCAATCTACCGGGAGATCATTTCCGCGTGCCGCGCGCTGGAGAAGACCCTGCGGGTTGCGTACTACGGGCCTCCGGCGACTTACACC
The DNA window shown above is from Armatimonadota bacterium and carries:
- a CDS encoding VOC family protein, which encodes MSGHVASEGGATSVECIIPILRVRDLAASLNHYETVLGFHRDWGGEPGGIMASVSRDNCGIMLCEGEQGHFGTWVWIGVSDVRPLFQALKAAGAHIAMEPVNFSWALEFRVEDPDGHILRFGSEPDGASPFADRAAGG